The following are encoded in a window of Streptomyces griseiscabiei genomic DNA:
- the gatA gene encoding Asp-tRNA(Asn)/Glu-tRNA(Gln) amidotransferase subunit GatA, producing MTDSIIKLTAAEIAAKIAAGELTAVQVTEAHLARIEAVDEKVHAFLHVDREGALAQARAVDEKKARGEKLGPLAGVPLALKDIFTTVGIPTTVGSKILEGWIPPYDATLTKRLKDADVVILGKTNMDEFAMGSSTENSAYGPTGNPWDLTRIPGGSGGGSSASLASYQAPLAIGTDTGGSIRQPAAVTGTVGVKPTYGAVSRYGMVAFSSSLDQGGPCARTVLDAALLHEVIAGHDPLDSTSIDAPVPPVVEAARNGSVAGMRVGVVKQFRGEGYQAGVVQRFDESVALLKELGAEIVELDCPSFDLALAAYYLIAPSECSSNLARFDGLRYGLRTGDDGTNSAEAVTSLTREEGFGPEVKRRIMLGTYALSSGYYDAYYGSAQKVRTLITRDFEKSFEQVDVIVSPTTPTTAFPIGERADDPMAMYLADLCTIPTNLAGNAAMSLPCGLAPEDGLPVGLQIIAPALKDDRLYKVGAAVEAAFVEKWGHPLLEEAPSL from the coding sequence ATGACCGACAGCATCATCAAGCTCACCGCGGCCGAGATCGCCGCGAAGATCGCCGCCGGCGAACTCACCGCCGTCCAGGTCACCGAGGCCCACCTGGCCCGGATCGAGGCCGTCGACGAGAAGGTGCACGCCTTCCTGCACGTCGACCGCGAGGGCGCCCTCGCCCAGGCCCGTGCCGTCGACGAGAAGAAGGCCAGGGGCGAGAAGCTCGGCCCGCTCGCCGGTGTCCCGCTCGCGCTCAAGGACATCTTCACCACGGTCGGCATTCCGACCACCGTGGGCTCGAAGATCCTGGAGGGCTGGATCCCGCCGTACGACGCCACCCTCACCAAGCGGCTGAAGGACGCGGACGTCGTCATCCTCGGCAAGACCAACATGGACGAGTTCGCCATGGGGTCGTCGACGGAGAACAGCGCGTACGGCCCGACCGGCAACCCGTGGGACCTCACCCGTATCCCCGGCGGCTCCGGCGGCGGTTCCTCCGCCTCGCTCGCCTCCTACCAGGCGCCGCTGGCCATCGGCACCGACACCGGCGGCTCCATCCGCCAGCCGGCCGCCGTCACCGGCACGGTCGGCGTCAAGCCGACGTACGGCGCGGTCTCCCGCTACGGCATGGTCGCCTTCTCCTCCTCCCTCGACCAGGGCGGGCCCTGCGCCCGTACGGTCCTGGACGCGGCGCTGCTGCACGAGGTGATCGCCGGGCACGACCCGCTCGACTCCACCTCCATCGACGCGCCGGTCCCGCCGGTCGTCGAGGCCGCGCGCAACGGCAGCGTCGCCGGGATGCGCGTCGGTGTGGTCAAGCAGTTCCGCGGCGAGGGCTACCAGGCCGGTGTCGTCCAGCGGTTCGACGAGTCCGTGGCCCTCCTCAAGGAACTGGGCGCCGAGATCGTCGAGCTGGACTGCCCGTCGTTCGACCTGGCGCTGGCCGCGTACTACCTGATCGCGCCGAGCGAGTGTTCGAGCAACCTCGCCCGCTTCGACGGACTGCGCTACGGCCTGCGGACCGGCGACGACGGCACCAACTCCGCCGAGGCCGTCACCTCCCTCACCCGTGAGGAGGGCTTCGGCCCCGAGGTCAAGCGCCGCATCATGCTCGGCACGTACGCGCTCAGCTCCGGCTACTACGACGCGTACTACGGCAGCGCCCAGAAGGTCCGGACGCTCATCACCCGGGACTTCGAGAAGTCGTTCGAGCAGGTCGACGTCATCGTGTCGCCGACCACGCCCACCACCGCCTTCCCGATCGGCGAGCGCGCCGACGACCCGATGGCGATGTACCTGGCGGACCTCTGCACCATCCCGACCAACCTCGCGGGCAACGCCGCGATGTCCCTGCCCTGCGGCCTCGCGCCGGAGGACGGGCTGCCCGTCGGACTGCAGATCATCGCCCCGGCGCTCAAGGACGACCGTCTTTACAAGGTCGGCGCCGCCGTCGAGGCCGCCTTCGTGGAAAAGTGGGGCCACCCGCTTCTCGAGGAGGCTCCGTCGCTGTGA
- the gatB gene encoding Asp-tRNA(Asn)/Glu-tRNA(Gln) amidotransferase subunit GatB has translation MTTTTDLVSYEDALASYDPVMGLEVHVELGTRTKMFCGCSTELGQGANTQTCPTCLGLPGALPVVNAIGVESAIKIGLALNCEIAEWCRFARKNYFYPDMPKNFQTSQYDEPIAFNGYLDVQLEDGEIFRVEIERAHMEEDTGKSTHVGGATGRIHGASHSLLDYNRAGIPLIEIVTKPIEGAGERAPEVAKAYVRELREVIKALGVSEARMEMGQMRCDVNLSLRPHGREKFGTRSETKNVNSLRSVERAARFEIQRHAAVLDGGGTIIQETRHFHEDTGSTTSGRVKEEAEDYRYFPEPDLVPVAPSREWVEELRAGLPELPRVRRNRLLDEWGIGATDMQSITNAGALDLIVATIEAGADAASARKWWMGELARSANESGKALDELAITPEQVARVTALVTNGDLNDKLARQVIEGVLAGEGTPDEVVDKRGLKVVSDEGALTTAVEEAIAGNPGIADKIRGGKVAAAGALVGAVMKATRGQADAARVKELILEKLGVGEG, from the coding sequence GTGACCACCACGACCGACCTGGTGTCGTACGAGGACGCGCTGGCGTCGTACGACCCCGTCATGGGCCTCGAGGTCCATGTCGAACTCGGCACCAGGACCAAGATGTTCTGCGGCTGCTCGACCGAACTCGGTCAGGGCGCCAACACGCAGACCTGCCCCACCTGCCTCGGCCTGCCCGGCGCGCTCCCGGTCGTCAACGCGATCGGCGTCGAGTCGGCGATCAAGATCGGTCTCGCGCTCAACTGCGAGATCGCCGAGTGGTGCCGCTTCGCCCGGAAGAACTACTTCTATCCGGACATGCCGAAGAACTTCCAGACCTCCCAGTACGACGAGCCGATCGCCTTCAACGGCTACCTCGACGTCCAACTGGAGGACGGCGAGATCTTCCGTGTGGAGATCGAGCGCGCCCACATGGAGGAGGACACCGGCAAGTCGACGCACGTCGGCGGTGCGACGGGCCGAATCCACGGTGCCTCGCACTCGCTGCTCGACTACAACCGCGCGGGCATCCCCCTCATCGAGATCGTCACCAAGCCGATCGAGGGCGCGGGCGAGCGCGCTCCCGAGGTCGCCAAGGCGTACGTCCGTGAGCTGCGCGAGGTCATCAAGGCGCTCGGCGTCTCGGAGGCCCGCATGGAGATGGGCCAGATGCGCTGCGACGTGAACCTGTCGCTGCGCCCGCACGGCCGTGAGAAGTTCGGCACGCGCTCCGAGACCAAGAACGTGAACTCGCTGCGCAGCGTCGAGCGCGCCGCCCGCTTCGAGATCCAGCGGCACGCGGCCGTTCTCGACGGCGGCGGGACGATCATCCAGGAGACCCGGCACTTCCACGAGGACACGGGGTCCACGACCTCGGGCCGCGTGAAGGAGGAGGCCGAGGACTACCGGTACTTCCCCGAGCCGGACCTCGTGCCGGTGGCCCCCTCCCGCGAGTGGGTCGAGGAACTGCGGGCAGGGCTTCCGGAGCTGCCGCGGGTCCGCCGCAACCGGCTGCTCGACGAGTGGGGCATCGGCGCCACCGACATGCAGTCGATCACCAACGCCGGCGCGCTGGACCTCATCGTCGCCACCATCGAGGCCGGGGCGGACGCCGCCTCCGCCCGCAAGTGGTGGATGGGCGAGCTGGCCCGCAGCGCCAACGAGTCGGGCAAGGCGCTCGACGAGCTGGCGATCACGCCGGAGCAGGTCGCCCGGGTCACCGCGCTGGTGACGAACGGCGATCTGAACGACAAGCTGGCCCGTCAGGTCATCGAGGGCGTCCTCGCGGGCGAGGGCACCCCGGACGAGGTCGTCGACAAGCGCGGTCTGAAGGTCGTCTCCGACGAGGGCGCCCTGACCACGGCCGTCGAGGAGGCGATCGCCGGCAACCCGGGCATCGCCGACAAGATCCGCGGCGGCAAGGTCGCCGCGGCCGGTGCCCTGGTCGGCGCGGTCATGAAGGCCACGCGCGGTCAGGCGGACGCGGCCCGCGTCAAGGAGCTGATCCTGGAGAAGCTGGGCGTCGGCGAGGGCTGA
- a CDS encoding MMPL family transporter has product MAALARWCVRHRLVAVLLWLLAFAGTAAGATVAGAAYSNDYKTPGTESSRATDLLNEGFPGVGGDSATVVWHTDDGSVRAAAVEQTMTRTLDEIADLPGVAAVTDPYDGADGGRISQDGRTAYATVTFDRPAEDVDKAQAEAVVDTAKAAGSKALQVELGGTSIGLTESSGGHLAEIVGVLVAAVVLFLAFGSLAASLLPIATALVSVGTAYAGITLLGHAMTVADFAPMLGTLIGLGVGIDYALFIVTRHRRGLKRGLSVEEAARGAVATTGRAVVFAGATVCIALLGMLILRLGFLNGVAIAASLTVVLTVAASVTLLPALLSFIGMRALSRRERRRLAEHGPEPELPTGFAARWSAFVERHPKKLGAIALVVMTLLALPTLGLRLGTSDQGNDPRATTTRQAYDLLAEGFGPGVNGPLTLVTKVDGAADKLALDNLDTTLRTTEGVSTVTPVTYNTGGDTAYLTVVPDSSPQSARTSELVERLRDEVLPRAETDTSLDLHVGGVTAGYDDFADVIVGKLPLFVGVVIGLGCLLLLLAFRSIGIPLKAAAMNVAAVAAAFGVVVAIFQWGWGSELLGLGRAGPIEPFLPVIMVSVLFGLSMDYQVFLVSRMYEEWLETGDNRRAVRVGLAETSRVINSAAVIMISVFLAFVLSGDRVIAMFGIALAAAVALDAFVLRTLLVPALMHLLGGANWWLPRWLDRRMPRISIEPPESRAAHERLADVVVEELEREQERPKDVRDIPG; this is encoded by the coding sequence GTGGCAGCCCTCGCGCGCTGGTGTGTCCGGCACCGTCTTGTCGCCGTCCTTCTGTGGCTTCTCGCCTTCGCCGGCACGGCTGCCGGCGCGACCGTCGCGGGAGCCGCGTACTCGAACGACTACAAGACCCCCGGAACCGAGTCCAGCCGCGCCACCGACCTCCTGAACGAGGGCTTCCCCGGCGTCGGCGGCGACAGCGCCACCGTCGTCTGGCACACCGACGACGGGTCCGTCCGGGCCGCCGCCGTCGAGCAGACGATGACCCGGACCCTCGACGAGATCGCCGACCTGCCGGGCGTCGCCGCCGTGACCGACCCGTACGACGGCGCCGACGGCGGCCGGATCAGCCAGGACGGCCGTACCGCGTACGCCACCGTCACCTTCGACCGGCCGGCCGAGGACGTCGACAAGGCGCAGGCCGAGGCCGTCGTCGACACCGCGAAGGCCGCCGGGAGCAAGGCGCTCCAGGTGGAGCTGGGCGGCACCTCGATCGGGCTCACCGAGTCCTCCGGCGGGCATCTCGCCGAGATCGTCGGCGTGCTCGTCGCCGCCGTGGTCCTCTTCCTGGCGTTCGGCTCGCTCGCCGCCAGCCTGCTGCCGATCGCGACCGCCCTGGTCAGCGTGGGCACCGCCTACGCGGGGATCACCCTGCTCGGGCACGCCATGACGGTCGCCGACTTCGCGCCGATGCTGGGCACCCTGATCGGTCTCGGTGTCGGCATCGACTACGCGCTGTTCATCGTGACCCGGCACCGGCGCGGTCTGAAACGGGGCCTGTCCGTCGAGGAGGCCGCGCGGGGCGCCGTCGCGACCACCGGACGGGCCGTCGTCTTCGCCGGTGCCACGGTCTGCATAGCCCTGCTCGGCATGCTGATCCTGCGGCTCGGCTTCCTCAACGGCGTCGCGATAGCCGCCTCGCTCACCGTGGTCCTCACCGTCGCCGCGTCCGTGACGCTGCTGCCCGCCCTGCTGTCGTTCATCGGCATGCGCGCGCTGAGCCGCCGCGAACGCCGCCGTCTCGCCGAGCACGGCCCCGAACCCGAGCTGCCCACCGGCTTCGCCGCCCGCTGGTCCGCCTTCGTGGAGCGGCACCCCAAGAAGCTCGGCGCGATCGCCCTCGTCGTCATGACCCTGCTCGCCCTGCCCACCCTCGGACTGCGCCTCGGCACCTCCGACCAGGGCAACGACCCCAGGGCGACGACCACCCGCCAGGCCTACGACCTCCTCGCGGAGGGCTTCGGGCCCGGGGTGAACGGCCCCCTCACCCTCGTCACCAAGGTCGACGGCGCCGCAGACAAGCTCGCCCTCGACAACCTCGACACCACGCTCCGGACCACCGAGGGCGTCTCGACGGTGACCCCGGTGACGTACAACACCGGCGGCGACACCGCCTACCTCACCGTCGTACCCGACTCCTCCCCGCAGTCCGCGAGGACCAGCGAGCTGGTCGAACGGCTGCGCGACGAGGTACTGCCGCGCGCCGAGACGGACACCTCGCTCGATCTGCACGTCGGTGGCGTGACCGCCGGTTACGACGACTTCGCGGACGTCATCGTCGGCAAGCTGCCGCTGTTCGTCGGCGTCGTCATCGGGCTCGGCTGTCTGCTGCTCCTGCTCGCCTTCCGGTCCATCGGGATACCGCTCAAGGCCGCCGCGATGAACGTGGCCGCCGTCGCCGCCGCGTTCGGTGTCGTCGTCGCGATCTTCCAGTGGGGCTGGGGGAGCGAGCTGCTGGGCCTCGGCCGCGCCGGGCCGATCGAACCCTTCCTCCCCGTGATCATGGTCTCGGTCCTCTTCGGCCTCTCCATGGACTACCAGGTCTTCCTGGTCAGCCGGATGTACGAGGAGTGGCTGGAGACCGGCGACAACCGGCGCGCGGTCCGCGTCGGCCTCGCCGAGACCAGCCGGGTGATCAACTCCGCGGCGGTCATCATGATCTCCGTCTTCCTCGCCTTCGTGCTCAGCGGCGACCGGGTGATCGCCATGTTCGGCATCGCGCTGGCCGCCGCCGTCGCCCTGGACGCCTTCGTCCTGCGTACGCTCCTCGTCCCCGCCCTGATGCATCTGCTCGGCGGCGCCAACTGGTGGCTGCCCCGCTGGCTCGACCGCCGGATGCCCCGGATCAGCATCGAACCGCCCGAGTCCCGCGCCGCCCATGAGAGGCTCGCGGACGTCGTGGTGGAAGAGCTGGAACGGGAACAGGAGCGGCCGAAGGATGTACGCGATATCCCTGGGTGA
- a CDS encoding GNAT family N-acetyltransferase, with the protein MYAISLGDDGAELRPLEPWYAEEFLAHLERGRDFINQYVPFGQSATDADGARAVLQRYADMRAADTGSLHGIWLDGKLVGGVLFLNFDAENANCEVGCWLEPAATGRGLVTRAMRILIDWAVDVRAVHRVEWIAASGNTPSLDVARRLGMVRDGVQRERYPHRGVRHDVEIWSVLAPEWRAARARGGHSER; encoded by the coding sequence ATGTACGCGATATCCCTGGGTGACGACGGGGCCGAACTGCGGCCGCTGGAACCCTGGTACGCCGAGGAGTTCCTCGCGCACCTGGAGCGGGGGCGGGACTTCATCAACCAGTACGTCCCCTTCGGCCAGTCCGCCACGGACGCCGACGGGGCCCGCGCGGTCCTCCAGCGGTACGCCGACATGCGCGCCGCCGACACCGGCTCCCTGCACGGCATCTGGCTCGACGGCAAGCTCGTCGGCGGGGTCCTCTTCCTCAACTTCGACGCGGAGAACGCCAACTGCGAGGTCGGCTGCTGGCTGGAGCCCGCCGCCACCGGACGGGGGCTCGTCACCCGCGCGATGCGGATCCTCATCGACTGGGCCGTCGACGTCCGCGCCGTCCACCGCGTCGAGTGGATCGCGGCCTCCGGCAACACACCGAGCCTCGACGTGGCCCGGCGGCTCGGCATGGTCAGGGACGGTGTGCAGCGCGAGAGATATCCCCACCGGGGTGTCCGGCACGACGTGGAGATATGGTCCGTCCTGGCGCCCGAATGGCGTGCGGCACGCGCTCGCGGCGGTCACAGCGAGCGTTAA
- a CDS encoding helix-turn-helix transcriptional regulator, producing the protein MLGDVETRSVSPVFVGRVGELEVLREALTRAGGGTARGTENGGAADGPQALLLGGEAGVGKTRLVEEFTGEAARGGAVVALGGCVEIGADGLPFAPFSTALRALRRRLPDELAAASAGQEQELARLLPELGQAETGRHDEEGTARLFELTARLLERLAADRTIVLVLEDLHWADASTRHLLSYLLRTLRTGRLVVLATYRSDDIHRRHPLRPLLAELDRLRTVRRVELPRFNHAEVGRQLAGILAAEPAPERVDEIFDRSDGNAFFVEELAVAAHDGGCPGLTDTLRDLLLVRVERLSEDAQRVVRIVAEGGSTVEYALLAAVARLPEDDLIAALRAAVGANILLAAPSGDGYRFRHSLVREAVGDDLLPGERSRLNRRYAEALEAEPTLVPADGRATRLASYWYHAHDAAKALPAVLVASAEARSRHAHAEQLRLLERAMELWDAVPDAVRATLRPVDYTEVYPPCGCAPGTHPLRYLDLMAEAAVAGRLCGERERALRITRRALDRLADGSSPLRAAWFWVQRSLLTEGLSRGDGWKELATAQELVRGLPPSEVHAEVLSRVACWSMLHAPGPDALSDAQRAVEYARMVGAEDIELNARITLGGLLVEAGDVEAGIAEMEDARRRTLERGPAAVTGRAYVNVPSCLESVGRSQEAVQMLREGVEVIRSRGLSTSESWIWCNLAESLISLGRWDEAREAARQGRATGPSPKPGGLSALCTGTVALARGDLAEARHQLATARDLYGRHNPMPQNDLPLSTLTIGVAAADGRLPDARAELAHVLDTGFPVGTQRYAWPLLLAAVTAEADARALPIAGPGRAEILDRILTVAKSLTTGAPIWLAHEHWVRAELQRAEGVMAPDTWSDVVTAFEPLDRPYDLARVRHRLAEALLSGGPDDEARDRATELLRLAAAVADHLGARPLADEVTQLARRARLGLNRAPEPALAPADPVAALGLTDREHDVLRLVAAGRTNRQIAEALFISPKTASVHVSNILAKLGVSGRGEAAAVAHRVGLSPAGEGERLVAG; encoded by the coding sequence ATGCTCGGCGATGTGGAGACCAGGTCCGTCAGTCCGGTGTTCGTCGGTCGAGTCGGCGAACTGGAGGTGTTGCGTGAGGCGTTGACCCGCGCCGGCGGAGGCACCGCGCGCGGGACGGAGAACGGGGGAGCGGCCGACGGGCCGCAGGCGCTGCTGCTCGGCGGGGAGGCCGGGGTCGGCAAGACCCGTCTGGTCGAGGAGTTCACCGGTGAGGCCGCGCGCGGGGGCGCGGTCGTCGCCCTCGGCGGCTGCGTCGAGATCGGCGCCGACGGCCTGCCCTTCGCCCCCTTCTCCACCGCGCTGCGCGCCCTGCGCCGCCGGCTGCCCGACGAACTGGCCGCCGCGTCCGCCGGACAGGAACAGGAACTGGCCCGGCTGCTCCCCGAGTTGGGCCAGGCCGAGACCGGACGCCACGACGAGGAGGGCACCGCCCGCCTCTTCGAACTCACCGCCCGCCTGCTGGAGCGCCTCGCCGCCGACCGCACGATCGTCCTCGTCCTGGAGGATCTGCACTGGGCCGACGCCTCCACCCGCCACCTCCTCTCCTACCTCCTGCGCACGCTGCGCACCGGCCGCCTCGTCGTCCTCGCCACCTACCGCTCCGACGACATCCACCGCCGCCACCCGCTGCGCCCCCTCCTCGCCGAACTCGACCGGCTCCGCACGGTCCGCCGCGTCGAACTGCCCCGCTTCAACCACGCCGAGGTCGGCCGCCAGCTCGCCGGCATCCTCGCCGCCGAACCCGCGCCGGAGCGCGTGGACGAGATCTTCGACCGCTCCGACGGCAACGCCTTCTTCGTCGAGGAACTCGCCGTGGCCGCCCATGACGGCGGCTGCCCCGGCCTCACCGACACCCTGCGCGATCTGCTCCTCGTCCGGGTCGAGCGGCTCTCCGAGGACGCCCAGCGGGTCGTCCGCATCGTCGCCGAGGGCGGCTCCACCGTGGAGTACGCCCTGCTCGCGGCCGTGGCCCGGCTCCCCGAGGACGACCTCATCGCCGCCCTGCGGGCCGCCGTCGGCGCCAACATCCTGCTCGCCGCACCCAGCGGCGACGGCTACCGCTTCCGTCACTCCCTGGTCCGCGAGGCCGTCGGCGACGACCTGCTCCCCGGCGAACGCTCCCGCCTCAACCGCCGCTACGCCGAGGCCCTGGAGGCCGAGCCCACCCTCGTCCCCGCCGACGGCCGAGCCACCCGACTGGCCAGCTACTGGTACCACGCCCATGACGCCGCCAAGGCCCTGCCCGCCGTCCTCGTCGCCTCCGCCGAGGCCCGCTCCCGGCACGCCCACGCCGAGCAACTACGCCTCCTGGAGCGGGCGATGGAGCTGTGGGACGCCGTCCCCGACGCCGTCCGCGCCACGCTGCGCCCCGTCGACTACACCGAGGTCTACCCGCCCTGCGGCTGCGCCCCCGGCACCCATCCGCTGCGCTATCTCGACCTGATGGCCGAGGCGGCGGTCGCGGGACGGCTGTGCGGGGAGCGGGAGCGGGCCCTCAGGATCACCCGCCGGGCCCTCGACCGGCTCGCCGACGGCAGCAGCCCGCTGCGCGCCGCCTGGTTCTGGGTCCAGCGCTCCCTGCTGACCGAAGGCCTGTCCCGGGGCGACGGCTGGAAGGAACTCGCCACCGCCCAGGAACTCGTCCGCGGCCTGCCGCCCTCCGAGGTGCACGCCGAGGTCCTCTCCCGCGTCGCCTGCTGGTCCATGCTCCACGCCCCCGGCCCCGACGCGCTCAGTGACGCCCAGCGCGCCGTCGAGTACGCGCGCATGGTGGGCGCCGAGGACATCGAACTGAACGCCCGCATCACCCTCGGCGGTCTGCTCGTCGAAGCCGGTGACGTCGAGGCGGGCATCGCGGAGATGGAGGACGCCCGCCGCCGCACCCTGGAGCGCGGCCCCGCCGCCGTCACGGGACGCGCCTATGTGAACGTCCCATCCTGTCTGGAGAGCGTCGGCCGCTCGCAGGAAGCGGTGCAGATGCTGCGCGAGGGCGTCGAGGTCATCCGGAGCAGGGGCCTGTCGACGTCCGAGTCCTGGATCTGGTGCAACCTCGCCGAGTCGCTGATCTCCCTGGGCCGCTGGGACGAGGCGAGGGAAGCCGCCAGGCAGGGCCGGGCCACCGGACCGAGCCCCAAGCCGGGCGGCCTCAGCGCCCTGTGCACCGGCACCGTCGCGCTCGCCCGGGGCGACCTCGCCGAGGCCCGGCACCAGCTCGCCACCGCCCGCGACCTCTACGGCCGCCACAACCCCATGCCGCAGAACGACCTGCCCCTGTCCACCCTCACCATCGGCGTCGCCGCCGCCGACGGCCGCCTCCCCGACGCCCGCGCCGAACTGGCCCACGTCCTCGACACCGGCTTCCCCGTCGGCACCCAGCGCTACGCCTGGCCCCTGCTGCTCGCCGCCGTCACCGCCGAGGCCGACGCCCGCGCCCTGCCGATCGCCGGGCCCGGTCGCGCCGAGATCCTCGACCGGATCCTCACCGTGGCCAAGAGCCTCACCACCGGCGCACCGATCTGGCTCGCCCACGAACACTGGGTCCGCGCCGAACTCCAGCGCGCCGAGGGCGTGATGGCCCCGGACACCTGGTCCGACGTCGTCACCGCCTTCGAGCCCCTGGACCGGCCCTACGACCTCGCCCGCGTCCGGCACCGCCTCGCCGAGGCACTGCTGTCGGGCGGCCCCGACGACGAGGCCCGGGACCGCGCGACCGAGCTGCTGCGGCTGGCCGCCGCCGTCGCCGACCACCTCGGCGCCCGCCCGCTCGCCGACGAGGTCACCCAGCTCGCCCGCCGCGCCCGCCTCGGGCTGAACCGCGCCCCCGAGCCCGCCCTCGCCCCGGCCGACCCGGTCGCCGCACTCGGCCTCACCGACCGCGAACACGACGTGCTCCGCCTGGTCGCCGCCGGCCGCACCAACCGCCAGATAGCCGAGGCACTCTTCATCTCCCCCAAGACCGCCAGCGTGCACGTCTCCAACATCCTCGCCAAGCTCGGCGTCTCCGGCCGGGGCGAGGCGGCGGCGGTGGCGCATCGGGTCGGCCTGTCTCCGGCGGGGGAGGGGGAACGGCTCGTCGCGGGATAG
- a CDS encoding type II toxin-antitoxin system RelE family toxin: MNPGGAVSYQIEFTERAAAQRDALPEDRRKLLERGLHKLAEDPFTPVSQAVSGEDIRVVSVAPGLTVGYMIHRAFLILVSVAILDRSLIDDE; the protein is encoded by the coding sequence ATGAATCCCGGAGGAGCCGTGTCGTACCAGATCGAGTTCACGGAGCGGGCTGCCGCACAGAGGGACGCGCTGCCCGAGGACAGGCGCAAGCTTTTGGAGCGGGGGCTTCACAAGCTGGCCGAGGACCCCTTCACTCCGGTGTCCCAGGCCGTGAGCGGTGAGGACATCCGCGTGGTGTCCGTGGCCCCAGGACTGACCGTCGGCTACATGATCCACCGAGCGTTCCTGATCCTGGTGTCGGTGGCGATCCTCGACCGGTCGCTGATCGACGACGAGTGA
- a CDS encoding PQQ-dependent sugar dehydrogenase produces the protein MVQRRVVTAVLAAAVLLVTTGCSSDDGEGTDAAGSSPPSSSSAGSSPPDRGTADPVPPAKGSVKVVRTVAEGLDTPWGLAALPEGGLLVSSRDGATISRIDEESGKKTVLGEVPGVAPAGEGGLMGIAVSPEYASDHMIYAYFTSESDNRIVRMLYDPEKPAGEQLGAPDTVLRGIPKGTNHNGGRLAFGPDKMLYASTGERYEGPLAQDKDSLGGKILRMTPDGEPAPGNPFDDSVVYSYGHRNVQGLAWDGKQRLWASEFGQNTWDELNLIEPGGNYGWPEVEGKEGRSGFIDPVAVWTTDEASPSGIAIAEGSVWMAGLRGQRLWRVPLDGTETAADPEAFLEGDHGRLRTVLSAGGDKLWLVTSETDGRGSPEKGDDKILELRVT, from the coding sequence CGGGGAGGGTACGGACGCGGCCGGCAGCTCACCCCCGAGCAGCAGCAGTGCCGGGTCGTCCCCGCCCGACCGGGGGACGGCGGACCCGGTGCCCCCCGCGAAGGGCTCGGTGAAGGTGGTCCGCACCGTCGCCGAGGGCCTCGACACCCCCTGGGGCCTCGCGGCCCTCCCCGAGGGCGGACTGCTGGTGTCGTCCCGTGACGGGGCCACGATCAGCAGAATCGACGAGGAGTCCGGCAAGAAGACCGTGCTCGGTGAGGTCCCCGGTGTCGCCCCGGCGGGCGAGGGCGGACTGATGGGTATCGCGGTCTCCCCGGAGTACGCCTCGGACCACATGATCTACGCGTACTTCACCTCGGAGTCCGACAACCGGATCGTACGGATGCTGTACGACCCCGAGAAGCCCGCGGGCGAGCAGCTCGGCGCCCCCGACACCGTCCTGCGGGGCATCCCCAAGGGCACCAACCACAACGGCGGCCGTCTCGCCTTCGGCCCCGACAAGATGCTGTACGCGAGCACGGGCGAGCGGTACGAAGGCCCCCTCGCCCAGGACAAGGACTCCCTCGGCGGCAAGATCCTCCGGATGACCCCGGACGGCGAGCCGGCCCCGGGCAACCCCTTCGACGACTCCGTCGTGTACTCGTACGGCCACCGCAACGTCCAGGGTCTGGCCTGGGACGGCAAACAGCGGCTGTGGGCCTCGGAGTTCGGCCAGAACACCTGGGACGAGCTGAACCTCATCGAGCCCGGCGGGAACTACGGCTGGCCCGAGGTCGAGGGCAAGGAGGGCAGGTCCGGTTTCATCGACCCGGTGGCCGTCTGGACCACGGACGAGGCCTCCCCCAGTGGCATCGCCATCGCGGAGGGCTCGGTGTGGATGGCGGGCCTCAGGGGGCAGCGCCTGTGGCGCGTCCCGCTCGACGGCACCGAAACCGCAGCCGACCCCGAGGCCTTCCTGGAGGGCGACCACGGCCGCCTCCGTACGGTCCTCTCCGCCGGCGGTGACAAGCTCTGGCTGGTCACCAGCGAGACGGACGGCCGGGGCAGCCCGGAGAAGGGCGACGACAAGATCCTGGAGCTGAGGGTGACGTAG